In one window of Lewinella sp. 4G2 DNA:
- the rpe gene encoding ribulose-phosphate 3-epimerase, with amino-acid sequence MHYVAPSLLAADFRRLDQAIELVNTSEADWFHLDVMDGSFVPNISFGQFIIEQVAQDAKKYLDVHLMIDQPERYIESFARAGATGITVHAEATNHLHRVIQQIKETGCKAGVALNPHTPVSVLENVIEELDLVLIMTVNPGFGGQKFIYNSLQKIRQAYDMIVVRNSPAIIEVDGGIGLQNAQKVLEAGARVLVAGSAVFKAEDPAGVIQQLKGISGNPVGIV; translated from the coding sequence ATGCACTACGTTGCCCCTTCCCTACTCGCCGCTGACTTCCGCCGTTTGGACCAGGCCATTGAATTGGTCAATACCTCCGAAGCGGATTGGTTTCACCTGGACGTGATGGACGGGTCTTTTGTCCCCAACATCTCCTTCGGCCAGTTCATCATCGAGCAGGTAGCGCAGGATGCCAAAAAGTACCTGGACGTCCACCTGATGATCGACCAGCCAGAGCGCTACATCGAAAGTTTTGCGCGGGCCGGCGCGACGGGTATCACCGTCCACGCGGAAGCGACGAACCACCTGCACCGGGTGATCCAGCAGATCAAAGAGACGGGTTGTAAAGCGGGGGTTGCTCTGAATCCTCACACCCCCGTCAGCGTACTGGAAAACGTGATCGAAGAGTTAGACCTGGTGTTGATCATGACGGTTAATCCCGGCTTTGGGGGGCAGAAATTCATCTACAACTCCCTGCAAAAGATCCGCCAGGCTTACGACATGATCGTCGTGCGCAACAGCCCGGCCATCATCGAGGTGGATGGGGGGATTGGTTTGCAGAATGCGCAGAAGGTTTTAGAAGCGGGGGCAAGGGTTTTGGTAGCGGGGTCGGCGGTTTTTAAGGCGGAGGATCCTGCTGGGGTTATTCAGCAGTTGAAGGGTATTTCGGGGAATCCTGTTGGTATTGTTTAA
- a CDS encoding bifunctional 2-polyprenyl-6-hydroxyphenol methylase/3-demethylubiquinol 3-O-methyltransferase UbiG — MINHPDYLALNKDQWNQRTAIHLKSDFYDVPGWLNGAQSLMPPELDLLPKDLTGLKVLHLQCHFGQDTLSLARMGAEVTGVDLSDAAIAAAKDLARQSGLAARFINCDLYSLPDHLDEAASFDIVFTSYGTITWLPDLDRWATIIRQYLKPGGQFVFAEFHNFAYLWNEDRTAIKYPYFNEQPIVEEIKSTYTDGDQTVTGTEVNWDHPVSSVITTLIRAGLTLNEFHEFEYSPYACFDDMVPGKEEGQWWLKQLPGLIPLVYSLRATAH, encoded by the coding sequence ATGATTAACCACCCCGATTACCTGGCGCTGAATAAAGACCAATGGAACCAGCGCACGGCCATCCACCTGAAGAGTGATTTTTACGATGTTCCCGGCTGGCTGAACGGAGCCCAAAGTCTAATGCCACCCGAACTTGACCTACTACCGAAAGACTTGACTGGACTGAAAGTACTGCACCTACAATGTCATTTCGGACAGGACACCCTTAGCCTGGCCCGCATGGGCGCCGAGGTAACGGGGGTGGATTTAAGTGATGCCGCGATCGCAGCTGCGAAGGACCTCGCCCGGCAGTCTGGTCTGGCGGCCCGATTCATTAATTGTGATCTGTACTCCTTGCCCGATCACCTCGACGAAGCGGCCAGTTTTGACATCGTCTTCACTTCCTACGGCACCATCACCTGGCTGCCGGATCTGGACCGGTGGGCGACGATCATCCGCCAGTACCTGAAGCCGGGAGGGCAGTTCGTCTTCGCGGAGTTCCACAACTTCGCTTACCTGTGGAATGAGGACCGGACGGCCATCAAGTACCCCTACTTCAACGAGCAGCCGATCGTGGAAGAAATTAAATCCACCTATACGGATGGGGACCAGACCGTGACCGGTACCGAAGTGAATTGGGACCACCCCGTAAGTTCCGTCATCACCACCCTCATCCGGGCCGGGCTCACGCTGAATGAATTCCACGAGTTTGAATACTCCCCCTACGCTTGTTTTGACGATATGGTACCGGGGAAAGAAGAAGGCCAGTGGTGGTTAAAACAGTTGCCCGGCCTCATACCTTTGGTCTATAGTTTGCGGGCTACGGCTCATTGA
- a CDS encoding sulfatase-like hydrolase/transferase, with protein MHRVILFLLALLLCTCDSAQRDDAEALPQVPGKDRMNILWLTCEDISPMIAAFGDSTARTPNLDRLAAAGVRFPNTFSVAGVCAPSRNCIATGMYPISIGGHNMRTTSRQEDMEALGLPGPYGALPPPEVKMMSQIMREHGYFTTNNQKHDYQFAAPKTAWDETGPRAHWRHRPDPEMPFFSIFNMEITHESQVWRTGKGQLRFVEGFEEPTAKIHRWDDVWTEDADRPPLTVDPADVPLPPYLVDDAATRKDAARVYSNIEIMDQQVGLLLDQLEADGLMGNTIIFFYSDHGGPLPRQKRLLYDSGIRVPMIVKWPDERKAGTIDSSLFSFVDLAPTVFSLTGIDLPDYLQGQAILGPAAAPPRDYVFAASDRLDGFYDRIRACRDKRYKYLRNYYPERGYYLPVVYREQMAAMQSLLMGRDACTLTDAQAQWFRKTKPTEELFDTENDPYELQNLADDPAYAGKLAELRSATDAWLAEIGDLGAVPEIELVQRFWDGLEVMPTTGRPQARRDSLGRFELYSKTEGAQIAYQLTPKGGIPGPWLVYTEPLDYPRGDTLKAVAQRIGYQESGVSYGR; from the coding sequence ATGCACCGCGTTATCCTTTTTCTGCTTGCCCTCTTGCTTTGCACCTGCGACAGCGCCCAGCGTGATGATGCGGAGGCGCTGCCGCAGGTGCCGGGTAAAGACCGGATGAATATCCTCTGGCTGACGTGTGAGGACATTAGCCCGATGATCGCTGCCTTTGGCGACAGTACCGCGCGGACGCCGAACCTGGACCGGCTAGCCGCAGCGGGCGTGCGGTTCCCAAATACCTTCAGCGTGGCCGGTGTATGTGCCCCGAGCCGAAACTGCATCGCGACCGGGATGTATCCGATCAGCATTGGCGGCCACAACATGCGGACGACCAGCCGGCAAGAGGATATGGAGGCGCTCGGACTGCCCGGGCCTTACGGTGCCCTCCCGCCACCCGAGGTAAAGATGATGAGCCAAATCATGCGGGAGCACGGGTATTTCACCACGAATAACCAGAAGCACGACTACCAATTCGCCGCCCCGAAAACGGCCTGGGACGAAACCGGACCCCGCGCCCACTGGCGCCACCGGCCGGACCCGGAGATGCCTTTTTTTTCAATCTTCAACATGGAGATCACCCACGAAAGCCAAGTGTGGCGCACGGGGAAAGGGCAGCTCCGTTTCGTGGAAGGCTTCGAAGAGCCGACGGCAAAAATCCACCGCTGGGATGACGTCTGGACCGAGGATGCGGACCGCCCGCCGCTTACCGTGGACCCCGCCGACGTCCCCCTCCCACCCTACCTCGTGGACGATGCCGCCACACGGAAAGACGCCGCCCGGGTCTACTCTAACATCGAGATCATGGACCAGCAGGTGGGCCTGCTCCTGGACCAACTCGAGGCCGACGGGCTGATGGGCAACACCATCATCTTCTTCTATTCCGACCACGGCGGGCCGCTTCCCCGGCAAAAACGACTGCTGTACGATAGTGGGATTCGCGTACCGATGATCGTAAAGTGGCCCGATGAGCGGAAGGCGGGTACGATAGATTCCAGCCTTTTCAGTTTCGTCGATCTCGCACCGACAGTGTTTAGTCTAACCGGAATTGACCTGCCGGATTACCTGCAAGGCCAGGCCATCCTCGGCCCCGCCGCCGCCCCGCCGCGGGACTATGTTTTCGCAGCTTCGGACCGGCTAGATGGCTTTTACGACCGGATCCGAGCCTGCCGGGATAAACGGTATAAATATTTGCGCAACTACTACCCGGAGCGGGGCTACTACCTGCCCGTCGTATACCGGGAACAGATGGCGGCGATGCAGTCTCTACTAATGGGTCGCGATGCGTGTACCCTGACCGACGCACAGGCGCAATGGTTCCGCAAGACCAAACCGACGGAAGAACTTTTTGATACGGAGAATGACCCTTACGAACTACAAAATCTGGCGGACGATCCAGCTTACGCCGGGAAGCTTGCGGAACTAAGGTCGGCCACGGATGCCTGGCTGGCGGAGATAGGTGATTTGGGGGCGGTACCGGAAATCGAACTCGTCCAGCGGTTCTGGGATGGGCTGGAGGTGATGCCCACTACCGGTCGCCCGCAGGCGCGGCGGGATAGCCTCGGAAGGTTTGAATTGTACAGCAAGACGGAGGGCGCGCAAATTGCCTACCAGTTGACGCCGAAGGGAGGCATTCCCGGCCCGTGGCTGGTCTACACCGAACCGCTCGATTACCCACGGGGGGATACGTTGAAAGCCGTTGCCCAACGCATCGGCTACCAGGAGAGTGGAGTTAGTTACGGGCGGTGA
- a CDS encoding TonB-dependent siderophore receptor, which produces MPARWAWILRRHRRTYWLLCLSLLSFGAIAQTPIQFVADDDGSPLPFATVQTKLDTSLTDEGGYWTPKLGLGLTDTVRVSWVGFEQGAFTLENLIASGNKGVLSRSSSFLVSVVVAGRRETRVDRMTAAVEVIPGSTITTQQSLTTVDALANLSGAYVQQSQFGGGSPVLRGFEANRVLLVVDGVRMNNAIYRSGHLQNAITVDPLALSQLEVIYGAGSLAYGSDALGGVVHFKTREPKYRVKGIDPVITGEVISSFGTAANSLQFGGRLEYGGAKWAGLTILSTTQTSDLRAGSWRPEYPDFGLRNTFVDRRNGRDTVVQNDRPNVQIGTGYDQYNLLQKFRFQLAPELELGINLQASTSSDIPRYDALTELRNGQLRWARWDYGPQTRLLAALELKDRRKTALYDRVTYLLSQQFIEEDRIRRRFGDDWEENNEEEVFVSNLQVDFSKELPGNLTLKYGVDLRHDRVVSDAFLKNIVSGERDNLSLPTRYPSQGSSLSAAGAYLDMSQQLGRRWRLRGGLRLASQRLRATFGEDDPLEWPRAYLDGIRNDNTSATGAFGIRRNGERSNLRFVATQGFRAPNVDDFGKFRERNGFILIPNPELGAERSNTLEFGYEIFSSDRTLRVGATLYHTWLRNAIIREDGALPNGDDFFVSRGDTLRTQTNVNAISGNIAGGDFYFNWQFAEGWELDGDVHYIYGRRRQNFPELPNSIIVPQDHIPPAYGKLGIGYRKRRLRLNGNVRFQVAKPVWRYAVSSIVVPPGDSYNIGINLGTPDNIEFTPINPNTGEFVGSRAWWTLNVSGEYALTRSLRLRLRADNLLDCHYRTFASGVSAPGLDIRFGVSLRF; this is translated from the coding sequence ATGCCAGCACGCTGGGCTTGGATATTACGTAGACACCGGCGGACGTACTGGCTGCTCTGCCTGAGCCTGCTTTCCTTTGGTGCCATCGCCCAAACGCCCATCCAATTCGTTGCGGACGACGATGGGTCTCCCCTACCCTTCGCCACCGTCCAAACCAAACTGGATACCAGCCTAACCGATGAAGGTGGGTACTGGACGCCGAAGCTCGGTCTGGGTCTGACTGATACCGTCCGCGTAAGCTGGGTGGGGTTTGAGCAGGGAGCCTTTACGCTGGAAAACTTAATTGCTAGTGGGAACAAAGGTGTCCTTTCCCGAAGTTCCTCCTTCCTCGTTTCCGTCGTCGTCGCAGGCCGGCGGGAAACCCGCGTTGACCGGATGACGGCGGCGGTGGAGGTCATACCCGGCAGTACCATCACTACTCAGCAATCCCTCACTACCGTTGATGCCCTGGCCAACCTCAGTGGTGCTTACGTTCAGCAATCGCAGTTTGGTGGTGGCAGCCCGGTCCTGCGTGGTTTTGAAGCGAACCGCGTCTTACTGGTGGTGGACGGCGTGCGGATGAACAACGCCATCTACCGTTCGGGCCACCTGCAGAACGCCATTACGGTGGATCCACTGGCCCTCTCCCAATTGGAGGTCATCTACGGCGCCGGCTCCCTGGCTTACGGATCGGATGCGCTGGGTGGAGTCGTCCACTTCAAGACCAGGGAACCGAAGTATAGGGTGAAGGGTATTGACCCCGTAATTACCGGCGAGGTCATCTCCTCCTTTGGTACCGCAGCTAACTCTCTCCAATTCGGCGGCCGGCTGGAATACGGCGGAGCGAAATGGGCCGGACTGACAATTCTCTCCACCACCCAAACCTCGGACCTACGCGCTGGTTCCTGGCGCCCCGAGTATCCAGACTTTGGGCTGCGGAATACGTTCGTCGATCGACGCAACGGACGGGATACCGTGGTACAAAATGACCGGCCAAACGTCCAGATTGGAACGGGTTATGACCAGTACAACCTGCTCCAGAAGTTCCGTTTCCAGCTGGCGCCTGAACTGGAATTGGGCATCAACCTACAGGCTTCCACCAGCTCGGACATCCCACGATACGACGCACTTACCGAGCTGCGGAATGGTCAGCTGCGGTGGGCGCGGTGGGACTACGGGCCGCAGACCAGACTCCTGGCCGCCCTGGAGCTGAAGGACCGGCGCAAGACGGCACTCTACGACCGGGTGACCTACCTCCTTAGCCAACAATTCATCGAAGAAGACCGGATTCGCCGCCGCTTTGGGGATGACTGGGAGGAGAACAACGAGGAGGAAGTATTCGTCAGTAACCTACAGGTTGATTTCAGCAAGGAGCTACCCGGCAACCTGACCCTGAAGTACGGAGTGGACCTACGCCACGACCGGGTAGTGAGTGATGCCTTCCTAAAAAATATCGTCAGCGGGGAGCGGGATAATCTTTCTCTTCCCACCCGGTACCCCAGCCAGGGCAGTAGCCTCAGCGCGGCGGGCGCTTATTTGGACATGAGCCAACAATTGGGTCGAAGATGGCGGCTGCGTGGCGGGCTACGCCTGGCCTCCCAACGCTTGCGGGCCACCTTTGGTGAGGACGATCCGTTGGAATGGCCGCGGGCCTACCTCGACGGGATCAGGAACGATAACACATCCGCAACGGGCGCTTTTGGTATTCGCCGCAACGGGGAACGGTCCAACCTACGGTTCGTTGCCACCCAAGGTTTTCGGGCACCGAACGTGGATGACTTCGGTAAATTCCGGGAGCGGAACGGCTTCATCCTCATCCCCAACCCGGAATTGGGGGCGGAGCGATCCAACACGCTGGAATTTGGCTACGAAATCTTTTCAAGTGACCGCACGCTACGAGTTGGTGCAACGCTATACCATACCTGGCTGCGCAACGCGATTATCCGTGAGGATGGTGCCCTGCCGAACGGAGATGATTTCTTCGTTAGCCGGGGCGATACCCTGCGCACGCAGACCAACGTCAATGCCATCAGTGGAAACATTGCGGGGGGCGACTTTTATTTCAATTGGCAATTCGCCGAGGGGTGGGAGTTGGATGGGGATGTCCACTACATCTACGGCAGGCGGCGGCAAAACTTTCCTGAGTTACCCAACAGCATAATTGTTCCGCAGGATCACATTCCGCCAGCCTACGGGAAACTTGGGATAGGTTACCGCAAGCGAAGGCTACGGTTGAATGGCAATGTCCGTTTCCAGGTGGCCAAACCCGTTTGGCGCTATGCCGTGTCGTCGATAGTCGTGCCGCCCGGGGATAGCTACAATATTGGCATCAACCTGGGCACCCCGGACAACATCGAGTTCACACCCATCAACCCCAACACGGGCGAATTCGTAGGTAGCCGGGCCTGGTGGACGCTAAATGTTTCGGGGGAGTACGCGCTTACCCGTTCCCTCCGCCTCCGTCTGCGGGCGGATAATTTGTTGGACTGCCACTACCGGACTTTTGCGAGTGGGGTGTCGGCGCCAGGGCTGGATATTCGCTTCGGGGTGAGTCTTCGGTTTTGA
- a CDS encoding gliding motility-associated C-terminal domain-containing protein: MNLRHLLSCVFLLGFATCLVAQPARQAENWHFGNGYLITFGNDRPTLSGPSAMVALEGCVSMSNERGEIQFYSNGGGRGIDQDIDGVIWNKNNDRMFDWATFRGGGISARQSSIAFPAPGRPNVYYLFTMEDRENAQVNRPPGNGLSYYVVDMNQDANLGKVTEERQTYVPNVVEALDATAMADGSGYWVIANLDDGGNPKIVTIPVTADGVGAPVNKDFPFLTERYTFSPDGNFLFASDNLLAYDNATGTPGEILRNFPNSNSVSAGFTADSRFMYLIESVDFGIPRLVRYDLEDFTRLEVALLDEGFTQGAPTSAFQLGPNGNLYYLESEVETGSQNTFILLNEIACPSNSGPDFRRGVLRIDAGNSSFGLSNLPQYVDDIFIGTSLADTIILEPLTIENCPDTDLELAARVEGNAYLWSDESTDSILVVREPGEYCVTITNGCETTFDCQTVIPTSAPTADEYRLSVTATRGEICDGREAIVRVLHVANDTTPVDIVFFDGTRRDSLLLTLAEGDEISATVTDSCGATNELIFLTAIEGCTCDDPVFPEIISANQDGLNDEFRAFSECELTDYSLLIYNRWGQEVFSTNTYTEGWDGTTDGKPQNVGTYLFLSSYRIEGMGEVMSVEGQFSLVR, encoded by the coding sequence ATGAACTTACGGCACCTTTTGAGTTGCGTATTCCTGCTCGGCTTTGCCACTTGCTTGGTCGCCCAGCCCGCCCGTCAGGCGGAGAACTGGCACTTCGGTAACGGCTACCTCATCACCTTCGGAAACGATCGCCCCACCCTCTCCGGCCCCTCCGCCATGGTGGCCCTCGAAGGTTGTGTATCGATGAGCAACGAACGGGGGGAGATCCAATTCTACAGCAACGGCGGTGGCCGCGGGATCGACCAGGACATCGACGGCGTCATTTGGAATAAGAACAACGACCGGATGTTTGACTGGGCCACCTTCCGGGGCGGCGGCATCAGCGCCCGGCAGAGTAGCATCGCCTTTCCAGCCCCGGGCCGCCCCAATGTCTACTACCTTTTCACGATGGAAGACCGGGAGAACGCCCAGGTCAATCGCCCCCCCGGCAACGGCCTCTCCTACTACGTCGTGGATATGAACCAGGACGCTAACCTGGGCAAGGTGACGGAGGAGCGGCAGACCTACGTCCCTAACGTCGTAGAAGCCCTCGACGCCACCGCCATGGCGGATGGATCCGGCTACTGGGTCATCGCTAACCTGGACGACGGAGGCAATCCAAAAATCGTGACCATCCCCGTTACGGCGGACGGTGTCGGCGCCCCCGTGAATAAAGACTTCCCCTTCCTGACGGAGCGCTACACCTTTAGTCCGGACGGCAATTTCCTCTTCGCCAGCGACAACCTATTAGCCTACGATAACGCTACGGGGACACCCGGTGAAATACTGCGGAACTTCCCCAACTCCAATAGCGTCAGTGCCGGCTTCACTGCGGACAGTCGCTTCATGTACCTCATCGAAAGCGTCGACTTCGGCATTCCGCGTTTGGTCCGGTACGACCTCGAGGATTTCACCCGCCTCGAAGTGGCCCTTTTGGACGAAGGATTCACCCAGGGTGCCCCCACTTCGGCTTTCCAGTTGGGGCCGAACGGTAATCTCTACTACCTCGAAAGTGAGGTAGAGACAGGTAGCCAAAACACGTTCATTCTCCTCAACGAAATCGCCTGCCCTTCCAATTCAGGGCCGGACTTCCGCCGGGGCGTACTACGAATTGATGCTGGTAATAGCTCCTTCGGGCTCTCCAATTTGCCACAGTACGTTGATGACATCTTCATTGGCACCAGCCTGGCGGACACCATCATTCTGGAGCCGCTCACAATCGAGAATTGTCCCGACACCGATTTAGAGTTGGCAGCACGAGTAGAGGGTAACGCCTACTTGTGGTCCGACGAGAGCACCGACTCTATCCTGGTTGTACGGGAACCCGGAGAATACTGTGTTACGATCACCAACGGTTGTGAGACCACCTTTGATTGCCAGACGGTCATCCCCACCAGCGCCCCGACGGCGGATGAGTATCGCCTGTCCGTCACCGCCACGCGGGGGGAGATCTGTGACGGGCGCGAAGCCATCGTCCGGGTACTGCACGTCGCGAATGATACTACCCCGGTCGACATCGTCTTTTTTGACGGTACGCGAAGGGATAGTTTGCTGCTTACGTTGGCCGAAGGAGATGAGATCTCCGCCACGGTCACCGACTCCTGTGGTGCCACTAACGAGCTAATCTTCCTGACGGCGATTGAGGGTTGCACTTGCGACGACCCGGTCTTCCCCGAGATCATTTCCGCCAATCAGGATGGGCTCAACGACGAGTTCCGCGCCTTCAGCGAGTGTGAACTCACGGATTACAGCCTCCTCATCTACAACCGGTGGGGCCAGGAGGTATTCAGTACCAATACCTACACCGAAGGTTGGGACGGCACGACCGACGGGAAGCCGCAGAACGTCGGAACCTACTTGTTCCTGTCCTCCTACCGCATTGAGGGTATGGGCGAAGTGATGAGCGTTGAGGGGCAATTCTCCCTCGTCCGTTGA
- the lspA gene encoding signal peptidase II — MKYFKARWLPVAIAIAITVILDQWTKQLAIEHLQGQPDQFYLNDILRFTFVRNTGAFLSLGADFGPVLRTLLLEGFPAILLVALLVYIFRERRLNGWQVVALALIVGGGLSNIVDRLMLGHVVDMLHLKLFGLQTGIFNVADMAIMAGMFIMLPFAFAKDDEEERTEEAAPSDRETTAIQQSAD; from the coding sequence ATGAAATACTTCAAAGCCAGATGGCTCCCAGTAGCGATCGCCATTGCCATCACGGTGATCCTGGACCAGTGGACCAAACAGCTGGCCATCGAACACCTGCAGGGCCAGCCCGATCAGTTTTACCTGAACGATATCCTGCGCTTCACTTTCGTCCGCAACACGGGTGCCTTCCTGTCGCTAGGGGCCGACTTCGGACCGGTACTGCGTACGCTTCTTTTGGAAGGCTTCCCCGCTATCCTGCTAGTCGCCCTGTTGGTCTACATCTTCCGCGAACGCCGACTGAACGGTTGGCAAGTGGTGGCACTTGCGCTGATTGTAGGCGGTGGCCTAAGCAACATCGTCGACCGGCTGATGCTGGGCCACGTGGTAGATATGCTGCACCTTAAGCTATTCGGGCTCCAGACAGGCATCTTCAACGTGGCGGACATGGCCATCATGGCCGGGATGTTCATCATGCTACCTTTCGCCTTTGCAAAGGATGACGAGGAAGAAAGAACGGAAGAAGCAGCGCCGTCCGACCGGGAAACGACGGCCATTCAACAGTCGGCAGATTAG
- a CDS encoding TlpA disulfide reductase family protein, protein MNYLRILLVLLSASTLSAQASQLTVTAKGCSALHLYQFNGAGFDTEMDLVKGSDGTFTLDFAYDEAKFRYLGPAPKDALPVLLVPGEQPSVTATCGQMKRAKVAGSPANDGYQELKKQFQVQNGKFSTATRSYQKAMTAGDSAAMQTHLATLADIDQQKQQLMERLQKETPILGRIATLNTYKSYLTSNQGRFSNELDYFVNTYFENVDWNDKGYNDLPWSYEGNRNFTNTLAGAVKGENLADILMQVNSQWPEGSRAQLFALSGAFAALAQKKHPAAVKLADAIEKRFAADYPAPVKQIKQQAAGLRTFSVGAEAPLFTSESPEGENISLESLRGKVVLIDFWASWCGPCRRENPNVVKVYEKYKDQGFEILAVSLDSNRDRWLKAIADDNLTWLHVSELKGWKSTVGRLYGVSSIPQTVLLDAEGRILARNLRGAALEQKLAQVFAGK, encoded by the coding sequence ATGAATTATCTACGTATTCTTCTCGTTTTACTGAGTGCTTCTACCCTCTCCGCCCAGGCATCTCAGCTAACGGTTACCGCCAAGGGTTGCTCCGCCCTCCACCTCTACCAATTTAACGGGGCGGGTTTCGATACGGAGATGGATCTGGTCAAGGGCTCCGACGGCACCTTCACGTTGGACTTTGCCTACGACGAGGCCAAATTCCGTTACCTCGGCCCGGCGCCAAAGGATGCCCTCCCCGTTTTGTTAGTCCCCGGTGAGCAGCCTTCCGTGACGGCTACGTGCGGGCAGATGAAGCGCGCTAAAGTCGCCGGCTCCCCCGCTAATGACGGCTATCAGGAATTGAAAAAGCAGTTCCAGGTGCAAAACGGAAAATTCTCCACCGCTACCCGTAGCTATCAGAAAGCGATGACGGCTGGCGACTCCGCAGCCATGCAAACCCACCTCGCTACGCTGGCCGACATCGACCAGCAAAAGCAGCAATTGATGGAACGCCTGCAAAAGGAAACACCCATCCTGGGCCGCATCGCCACGCTGAACACCTATAAAAGCTATCTCACTAGTAATCAGGGTCGTTTCTCCAATGAGCTCGACTACTTTGTCAATACCTATTTCGAAAACGTTGATTGGAACGACAAGGGGTATAACGACCTTCCGTGGTCCTACGAAGGCAACCGCAACTTCACGAATACGTTGGCTGGCGCCGTGAAGGGAGAGAACCTGGCGGACATCCTCATGCAAGTCAATTCCCAGTGGCCCGAAGGCTCCCGCGCCCAGCTGTTCGCCCTGAGTGGTGCCTTCGCCGCACTTGCGCAGAAGAAGCACCCGGCGGCCGTCAAGCTGGCCGACGCCATTGAAAAGCGCTTCGCCGCAGACTACCCCGCGCCCGTCAAGCAGATCAAACAACAAGCGGCTGGTCTGCGCACCTTTTCCGTTGGTGCCGAAGCGCCACTCTTCACCAGCGAATCGCCCGAAGGCGAAAACATTTCCCTCGAAAGTTTACGGGGCAAGGTCGTCCTCATCGACTTTTGGGCGAGTTGGTGTGGCCCCTGCCGGCGGGAAAATCCCAACGTCGTGAAGGTTTATGAGAAGTACAAGGACCAGGGTTTTGAGATCCTCGCCGTATCTCTCGATAGCAACCGCGACCGTTGGCTCAAGGCCATTGCGGATGATAATCTCACGTGGCTGCACGTCTCCGAATTGAAGGGTTGGAAAAGTACCGTCGGCCGCCTCTACGGAGTATCGAGCATCCCCCAAACCGTGTTATTAGACGCAGAAGGTCGTATCCTTGCACGCAATTTGCGCGGTGCGGCGCTCGAGCAAAAACTCGCTCAGGTCTTCGCCGGCAAGTAA
- a CDS encoding glycosyltransferase, which produces MSYLLYFCSASILGYCLWQLNNWRVWVRLTKFRVPPPGPVHSLALIIPFRNEANNLSRLFASILQQDFPREQLEIIFVDDSSTDKGRSMVETFIRETAHADLGAAAGAKKWEGIKPQTTGLNVRLLDLTDHLRTRKTVAHKKEALTYAINSTEQEIILTTDADCTLPPTLLRTVAATFRDGVQVVSGPVANGPLKSFCDTFQALDLASYQFLTAVQIEVGKPVLANGACFAFRRSAFHDVNGYVGVDHLPSGDDVLLLHKFRDAFPGNAFRWLKAGPVTLTAPVRNWKALWNQRLRWAGKAGNYQAKELERAQNLAVMAALSVLLLLVVIILTDYTVVMLWLWLVKIIIDGICLWAYQRHYRQPFPIIGYLKTALIHPFFLVGIAVAHLRGKKPRWKGRAT; this is translated from the coding sequence TTGAGCTACCTCCTCTATTTCTGTTCCGCAAGCATACTGGGTTACTGCCTTTGGCAACTCAATAATTGGCGCGTTTGGGTTCGGCTTACCAAGTTTCGGGTGCCGCCGCCGGGCCCCGTGCATTCGCTTGCGCTCATCATTCCGTTCCGCAACGAGGCCAATAATCTTTCCCGCCTCTTCGCGTCCATCCTGCAACAGGATTTCCCCCGCGAGCAACTCGAAATCATCTTCGTCGACGATAGTTCTACCGATAAGGGGAGGTCCATGGTCGAAACATTTATACGCGAAACAGCGCACGCCGATTTGGGCGCTGCCGCGGGTGCCAAGAAATGGGAGGGGATCAAGCCTCAGACAACCGGATTAAACGTCCGCCTACTGGACCTCACCGATCACCTTAGGACCCGGAAAACGGTGGCCCACAAAAAGGAAGCGCTCACCTACGCCATCAACTCCACGGAGCAAGAGATCATCCTGACGACGGACGCCGACTGCACGCTACCACCAACCTTACTCCGAACGGTAGCTGCCACCTTTCGGGATGGCGTCCAAGTAGTCTCCGGGCCGGTAGCCAATGGCCCACTAAAGAGCTTCTGCGATACCTTCCAGGCGTTGGACCTCGCTTCCTACCAATTCTTAACCGCCGTCCAGATAGAAGTCGGGAAGCCAGTATTGGCTAACGGCGCCTGCTTTGCCTTCCGCCGTTCCGCCTTCCACGATGTTAACGGCTACGTGGGGGTCGACCACCTACCTTCAGGAGACGACGTATTGCTCCTGCACAAATTTCGGGATGCCTTCCCCGGAAATGCATTCCGTTGGCTCAAAGCTGGCCCGGTTACGCTGACGGCCCCCGTAAGAAACTGGAAAGCACTCTGGAACCAACGGCTCCGCTGGGCGGGGAAGGCGGGGAACTACCAGGCGAAGGAATTAGAGCGGGCACAGAATTTAGCGGTTATGGCCGCTTTGTCGGTTTTGTTATTGTTGGTAGTCATCATACTCACCGATTATACGGTGGTGATGCTCTGGCTGTGGCTGGTTAAAATTATTATCGACGGTATCTGTTTATGGGCGTACCAAAGGCACTACCGGCAACCGTTTCCCATCATTGGCTATCTGAAGACGGCTTTGATCCACCCATTTTTTCTGGTTGGTATTGCCGTGGCCCACCTCCGCGGTAAGAAACCCAGGTGGAAGGGTAGGGCTACGTAG